One window from the genome of Streptococcus halotolerans encodes:
- a CDS encoding Cof-type HAD-IIB family hydrolase — protein sequence MSKIIFLDVDGTLVDYHNRVPESAVKAIRLARDNGHKVYVCTGRSRAEMQDAIWDIGIDGMIGGNGSYVEDNEEVVMHQLISKEEAKHIVDWLHSRGLEFYLESNNGLFASENFKEAARLVLREYSLRKGKTEEEVKDQEPEDALHGLIYGGELYRDDLNKVSFILSDYQDHLDSIEEFPNLEAHTWGGRGETALFGDLGVKDIDKAHAVDVLLKHLGADRKDTIAFGDAKIDIPMLEYCQVGVSMGNGGPEILAMADMVTDDVEEDGLYNAFEKLGLLA from the coding sequence ATGTCAAAAATTATCTTTTTAGATGTAGATGGAACATTGGTAGATTATCACAATAGGGTCCCAGAATCAGCGGTTAAAGCAATCCGCTTAGCACGCGACAATGGACATAAAGTCTATGTCTGCACAGGTCGCAGCCGTGCTGAGATGCAAGATGCCATTTGGGATATTGGTATCGATGGAATGATTGGTGGCAATGGCTCCTACGTAGAAGATAATGAAGAAGTGGTTATGCACCAATTGATTTCAAAAGAGGAAGCCAAACATATCGTTGATTGGCTTCACAGTCGCGGTTTAGAATTTTACCTTGAATCCAACAATGGGCTCTTTGCTTCTGAAAACTTCAAAGAAGCAGCTCGCTTGGTTCTAAGGGAATACAGCCTTCGTAAAGGAAAAACGGAAGAAGAAGTGAAAGATCAAGAGCCTGAAGATGCTTTGCATGGTTTGATTTATGGCGGTGAACTTTACCGTGATGACCTCAACAAGGTCAGCTTCATCTTATCAGACTACCAGGACCATCTTGATTCCATAGAGGAATTTCCAAATCTAGAAGCCCATACTTGGGGGGGGCGTGGTGAAACAGCTCTCTTTGGAGATCTAGGTGTTAAAGATATTGATAAGGCCCATGCTGTGGACGTTCTTTTAAAACACCTTGGTGCTGATCGTAAAGATACCATTGCTTTTGGTGATGCCAAAATTGACATCCCTATGCTAGAATACTGTCAAGTTGGTGTTTCGATGGGAAATGGTGGGCCAGAGATTCTTGCGATGGCTGATATGGTAACAGATGATGTCGAAGAAGACGGTCTCTACAATGCCTTTGAAAAACTAGGACTTCTAGCTTAA
- a CDS encoding DUF308 domain-containing protein, translating to MKLLTLIPSLFSLILGFYLFNKPLSAIASIGWLIALMIFVWGVQSLLTYFRSDSSQRTVWQLLQAIVTIIFGFILLGSSAFSLSRLVITIIAYWILVVGILRLISSYQLRRSGFTKRTFLSGWGLLLLGILLLASPIFTSVFIGKFLSLILLVIGFSGTIASLRL from the coding sequence ATGAAACTATTGACATTAATACCAAGCCTCTTTTCACTCATATTAGGCTTCTATCTTTTTAATAAGCCCCTATCTGCCATCGCCTCCATCGGCTGGCTAATTGCCCTTATGATTTTTGTCTGGGGTGTTCAAAGCTTGCTTACTTATTTCCGTAGCGATAGCTCTCAACGAACTGTTTGGCAACTGCTTCAAGCAATCGTAACCATCATTTTTGGATTCATTCTGCTTGGTAGCTCAGCCTTTTCACTTAGTCGCTTAGTTATCACCATCATTGCCTATTGGATTTTAGTGGTGGGTATTTTGAGACTGATTTCCAGCTATCAGCTTCGTCGATCTGGATTTACCAAGCGTACCTTCTTATCAGGTTGGGGACTTCTACTGCTAGGCATTTTGCTTTTGGCAAGCCCTATTTTCACTTCTGTTTTTATCGGTAAATTCTTATCTCTTATCTTGCTCGTGATCGGTTTCTCTGGAACCATAGCCAGCCTGCGATTGTAA
- a CDS encoding VOC family protein, with protein MKMLHTCIRVQDLEASIDFYTKAFPLEEVRRKDFPDNQFTLVFLKTPDDSFEIELTYNYDHGPYDIGDGYGHLAVGVDDLETTHAQHKDTGFEVTDLKGLPGQEPHYYFIKDPDGYKIEVIRLGK; from the coding sequence ATGAAAATGTTACACACTTGTATCCGAGTTCAAGACTTGGAGGCATCTATTGATTTTTACACTAAAGCTTTTCCTTTGGAAGAAGTGCGTCGCAAAGATTTTCCAGATAATCAGTTCACCCTTGTTTTCTTGAAAACACCCGATGACTCCTTTGAAATTGAATTGACCTATAATTATGATCATGGACCTTATGATATCGGTGACGGCTATGGTCATTTGGCTGTTGGCGTAGATGATCTTGAAACAACACATGCCCAGCATAAAGACACCGGTTTTGAAGTCACAGACCTAAAAGGGCTCCCAGGACAGGAGCCACATTACTACTTTATCAAAGATCCAGACGGCTACAAGATCGAAGTCATTCGCCTAGGAAAATAA
- a CDS encoding TetR/AcrR family transcriptional regulator — MTSPHQTLTKSQRYLIDAFIKLLDEKSPADIRIIDILNVSGVSRTTFYNYFDSKESLIDFCLSAYIDHITLILNQDLAYPDQVVVDALTFLKEHSNYTRALVLYYPNIDQIVTNYITKMTDPKHSSIDHLNAKLKEGYHFSEKYLLSIYVMTIKTIIFVWVKNDFKETPSEVTAILKTAVQNLTSF; from the coding sequence ATGACATCTCCGCATCAAACCCTAACAAAATCTCAACGTTATCTTATTGATGCTTTTATCAAGCTCTTGGATGAGAAATCACCAGCCGATATTCGTATCATTGATATTTTAAACGTATCAGGCGTTAGTCGAACAACCTTCTATAATTATTTTGACAGCAAAGAAAGCTTGATTGATTTTTGTCTATCAGCGTATATAGATCACATCACCCTCATTTTAAACCAGGACTTGGCCTACCCAGATCAGGTTGTTGTTGACGCGTTAACATTTTTGAAAGAGCATAGCAACTACACCAGAGCTTTAGTTCTATACTACCCCAATATTGATCAGATTGTTACTAACTACATTACAAAGATGACCGATCCTAAGCACTCTAGTATAGACCATCTAAACGCCAAACTAAAAGAAGGTTATCATTTTTCTGAAAAATACCTTCTTTCCATCTATGTGATGACAATCAAAACCATCATATTCGTTTGGGTTAAAAATGACTTTAAAGAAACACCAAGTGAGGTGACTGCTATTCTTAAAACAGCTGTACAAAACTTAACAAGCTTCTGA
- the gdhA gene encoding NADP-specific glutamate dehydrogenase — protein MVSGKEYVTNVFEKVKEQNAHEEEFLQAVEEVFQSLVPVFDKYPKYIEENLLERLVEPERIVSFRVPWVDDKGQVQVNRGYRVQFSSAIGPYKGGLRFHPSVNQSIIKFLGFEQIFKNSLTGQPIGGGKGGSNFDPKGKSDLEVMRFTQSFMTELQKHVGPDSDVPAGDIGVGAREIGYMFGQYKRLKGYENGVLTGKGLTYGGSLARTEATGYGTVYFAEQMLKARGEDLSGKTAIVSGSGNVAIYATEKLHELGAKVIAVSDSSGYVYHGDGIDLDLLKELKEVKRARISDYVETYSDAVFTPADENSIWTLKADLAFPCATQNELDEEDAKALVANGVKAVAEGANMPSTLKAINVFHEAGVAFGPAKAANAGGVAVSALEMSQNSQRTSWSFEEVDEKLKGIMTDIYNQSASAAKEFGAEGNLVVGSNIAGFLKVAEAMSAQGIV, from the coding sequence ATGGTATCAGGAAAAGAATACGTTACTAACGTTTTTGAAAAAGTAAAAGAGCAAAACGCTCATGAAGAAGAGTTTCTACAAGCTGTTGAAGAAGTGTTTCAATCACTCGTCCCTGTTTTTGACAAGTATCCCAAATACATCGAAGAAAATCTCCTCGAGCGCTTGGTCGAACCTGAGCGTATTGTTTCTTTCCGCGTGCCTTGGGTTGACGACAAAGGTCAGGTACAGGTTAACCGCGGGTACCGTGTGCAATTCTCATCTGCTATTGGACCGTATAAAGGTGGCCTTCGTTTCCACCCATCGGTTAATCAATCCATCATTAAATTCCTTGGCTTTGAACAAATTTTTAAGAATTCATTGACTGGTCAGCCTATTGGCGGTGGTAAAGGTGGGTCAAACTTCGACCCTAAAGGAAAGTCTGACCTAGAGGTGATGCGCTTTACACAAAGCTTTATGACAGAGTTGCAAAAACATGTCGGACCAGATAGTGATGTTCCAGCTGGGGATATTGGTGTTGGAGCTCGTGAGATTGGCTACATGTTCGGTCAATACAAACGCCTCAAGGGGTATGAAAATGGTGTCTTGACTGGTAAAGGACTGACTTACGGTGGCTCTCTGGCTCGTACTGAAGCAACTGGTTATGGAACAGTTTACTTTGCTGAACAGATGCTTAAAGCCCGTGGAGAAGACTTGAGTGGCAAAACGGCTATTGTTTCAGGCTCAGGGAACGTGGCTATTTATGCTACTGAAAAACTACACGAGCTTGGTGCAAAAGTGATTGCAGTGTCAGACTCATCAGGTTATGTATACCATGGTGATGGTATTGATCTTGACCTTTTGAAAGAACTGAAAGAAGTTAAACGTGCCCGCATCAGTGACTACGTGGAAACATACTCAGACGCTGTCTTCACACCAGCAGATGAAAACTCTATCTGGACCTTGAAAGCTGACCTTGCCTTTCCATGTGCAACTCAAAATGAGCTTGATGAAGAAGATGCTAAAGCCTTAGTTGCCAACGGTGTCAAGGCTGTCGCTGAAGGAGCCAATATGCCATCAACACTTAAAGCTATTAACGTCTTCCATGAAGCAGGTGTCGCCTTTGGACCAGCCAAGGCTGCCAATGCTGGTGGTGTTGCCGTTTCAGCACTTGAAATGTCTCAAAATAGTCAGCGTACTTCTTGGTCATTTGAAGAAGTTGATGAAAAACTCAAAGGGATTATGACAGATATCTACAATCAATCAGCTTCAGCTGCGAAAGAATTTGGTGCTGAAGGCAACCTTGTTGTCGGATCGAACATTGCAGGTTTTCTAAAAGTAGCCGAAGCGATGTCTGCCCAAGGCATTGTATAA
- a CDS encoding peptide deformylase, which translates to MIKTIVKDIFFLGQKSQRASKEDLYIGQDLEDTLNYHRETCLGLAANMIGYQKRVIIISLGFVELVMFNPEIVAKSEPFNTEESCLSLTGSRPTKRYRQISVTYRDSNWMTKTITLKDLPAQICQHELDHLEGIII; encoded by the coding sequence ATGATTAAAACTATCGTCAAAGACATTTTTTTCTTGGGACAAAAGTCACAGAGAGCGAGTAAAGAAGACCTCTATATTGGTCAGGATCTAGAAGACACACTCAACTATCATCGTGAGACCTGTCTTGGCCTAGCGGCCAATATGATTGGCTATCAAAAGCGTGTGATTATCATTAGTCTGGGATTTGTAGAACTGGTTATGTTCAATCCTGAGATTGTCGCCAAAAGTGAGCCTTTTAATACGGAAGAATCTTGCCTTTCTTTAACAGGATCTCGCCCGACTAAACGCTATCGTCAGATAAGCGTGACTTATCGCGACAGCAATTGGATGACAAAAACCATTACGCTCAAAGACTTGCCTGCACAAATCTGTCAGCATGAATTGGACCATCTGGAAGGGATTATCATCTAA
- a CDS encoding NADPH-dependent FMN reductase — protein sequence MLKRIGIIVGSVREKSYSKSLAKAISSFFPETIEMTIIRIDDLPLFNPDLDQDVALRPDSYERFRREVKAQDALIVISPEYNRTIPAALKNAIEVGSRPMTDIAFNGKPTLVITQSAGSMGGFGANHHIRQALVFLNAIAMPQPEVYLSEIHHLIDKEGTILKADTEQFLRMVVKNFLGFATLF from the coding sequence TTGCTTAAACGTATTGGTATCATTGTGGGAAGTGTTCGCGAAAAATCCTATTCTAAGTCTCTTGCTAAGGCTATATCAAGCTTCTTTCCTGAAACAATAGAGATGACCATTATCCGCATCGACGATTTGCCTCTTTTTAATCCTGATTTAGATCAAGATGTGGCTCTGAGACCAGACAGTTATGAGCGGTTTAGAAGAGAAGTGAAGGCCCAAGATGCCCTGATTGTGATTAGTCCAGAGTATAATCGTACCATTCCTGCAGCTCTAAAAAATGCTATTGAAGTTGGCTCTCGTCCAATGACTGACATTGCTTTCAATGGTAAGCCAACATTGGTTATCACGCAATCTGCAGGTAGCATGGGAGGCTTCGGGGCCAATCATCATATCAGACAGGCACTTGTTTTTTTGAATGCTATTGCCATGCCTCAACCAGAAGTGTATCTATCAGAAATTCATCACTTGATTGATAAGGAAGGGACTATTTTAAAAGCAGATACAGAGCAATTTTTACGAATGGTTGTTAAGAACTTTCTTGGGTTTGCGACATTATTTTGA
- a CDS encoding quaternary amine ABC transporter ATP-binding protein → MTLLEVKNLTKVFGKKQKAALEMVKEGKSKTDILEKTGATVGVYDASFDIKEGEIFVIMGLSGSGKSTLVRMLNRLIEPSSGNILLDGKDISKMNAEELRNVRRHDINMVFQSFALFPHKTILENTEFGLELRGVSKEERTQAAEKALDNAGLLAFKDQYPNQLSGGMQQRVGLARALANKPKILLMDEAFSALDPLIRREMQDELLDLQDASKQTIIFISHDLNEALRIGDRIALMKDGQIMQIGTGEEILTNPANDFVREFVEDVDRSKVLTAQNIMIKPITTTLELDGPQVALMRMHTEEVSMLMATNRRRELIGAVTADAALEARKKGLPLSEVVDREVLTVSKDTVITDIMPLIYDSSAPIAVTDDNNKLIGVVIRGRVIEALANVQDDAEETVEK, encoded by the coding sequence GTGACATTACTCGAAGTCAAAAATCTAACCAAAGTATTTGGTAAAAAACAAAAAGCGGCGCTTGAGATGGTCAAAGAAGGCAAGTCAAAAACTGACATTTTAGAAAAAACAGGCGCTACTGTCGGTGTCTATGATGCTAGTTTCGATATCAAAGAAGGTGAAATCTTTGTTATCATGGGTCTTTCAGGATCTGGTAAATCAACGCTGGTTCGCATGCTTAACCGTTTGATTGAACCATCGTCAGGTAATATTTTACTTGACGGCAAGGACATTTCTAAGATGAACGCAGAAGAACTGCGAAACGTTCGCCGTCACGATATTAACATGGTTTTCCAAAGCTTTGCCTTATTCCCACACAAGACGATCTTGGAAAATACAGAGTTTGGACTAGAGCTTCGTGGTGTTTCCAAAGAGGAAAGAACACAAGCAGCTGAAAAAGCTCTTGATAATGCAGGTCTCTTAGCCTTTAAAGACCAATATCCTAACCAATTATCAGGTGGTATGCAGCAGCGTGTTGGTCTAGCGCGTGCCTTGGCTAATAAGCCTAAAATCCTTTTGATGGACGAGGCTTTTTCAGCCCTTGACCCATTGATTCGTCGTGAAATGCAAGATGAACTCTTGGATTTGCAAGATGCTAGCAAGCAGACGATTATTTTCATCAGTCACGACTTGAATGAGGCGCTTCGCATTGGTGACCGTATTGCCCTTATGAAAGATGGTCAAATTATGCAAATCGGTACAGGTGAGGAAATTCTTACCAACCCAGCCAATGATTTTGTCCGTGAATTCGTTGAAGATGTTGATAGATCAAAAGTCTTAACAGCACAAAATATCATGATTAAACCAATCACAACAACACTAGAATTAGATGGTCCCCAAGTAGCACTGATGCGTATGCATACTGAGGAAGTATCTATGCTAATGGCAACCAATCGTCGTCGAGAGTTGATTGGAGCCGTGACTGCTGATGCAGCGCTGGAAGCTCGTAAAAAGGGCTTGCCACTGTCAGAAGTTGTTGATCGTGAAGTTCTAACGGTTTCTAAAGATACTGTTATCACGGACATTATGCCTCTTATCTATGATTCATCTGCACCGATTGCCGTGACCGATGACAATAACAAACTGATTGGAGTTGTTATTCGAGGACGTGTGATCGAAGCCTTGGCAAATGTCCAAGACGATGCAGAAGAAACAGTTGAGAAATAA
- a CDS encoding ABC transporter permease/substrate binding protein: MDILQKQLPVAQLVEAFTEWITKTFSGLFDLLQSIGSTLMDFVTNTLLFINPLLFIVLATVAVFFLAKKKWQIPTLTFLGFLFIYNQGLWEELLNTFTLVLVASLISIVIGVPLGIWMAKSNTVKNIVNPILDFMQTMPAFVYLIPAVAFFGIGMVPGVFASVIFALPPTVRFTNLAIREISTELIEASDSFGSTPSQKLFKVELPLAKNTIMAGVNQTMMLALSMVVTGSMIGAPGLGREVLSALQKADVGNGFVSGISLVILAIILDRVTQAFNAKSEGGKSKSAVNKWVGIAALVVFFGAALGRVFVNMNSDKSGKGETVRISYVQWDSEVASTNVIATVLEDQGYKVDMTPLDNAVNWQTIANSDADFSTSAWLPVTHGNQYKKYKDKLDDLGPNLKGTKLGLVVPAYMEANSIEELSDQAGKRITGIEPGAGIMNAAENAQKDYSNLSSWELTSASTGAMTSSLEKAIKSKDEIVITGWSPHWMFSKYDLKYLEDPKGSFGAEENINTIARKGLKKDMPDVYKIVDNFNWTTEDMEAVMLDMNDGMSPEKAARKWVDANQDKVKKWLP, from the coding sequence TTGGATATTTTACAAAAACAATTACCAGTTGCTCAGCTGGTAGAAGCATTTACTGAGTGGATTACAAAGACCTTCTCAGGGCTCTTTGATTTGCTACAAAGTATTGGTAGTACTCTTATGGATTTTGTTACCAATACCTTACTATTTATTAACCCGCTATTATTTATCGTTTTAGCGACAGTGGCTGTTTTCTTCTTGGCTAAGAAGAAATGGCAAATTCCAACTCTAACTTTCCTTGGGTTCTTGTTTATCTATAATCAAGGACTCTGGGAAGAATTGCTCAATACCTTTACCCTGGTACTTGTGGCAAGTCTTATTTCGATAGTTATTGGTGTTCCATTAGGGATATGGATGGCTAAAAGCAATACTGTTAAGAACATTGTTAACCCAATTCTTGACTTTATGCAGACCATGCCGGCCTTCGTTTATTTGATTCCAGCCGTAGCCTTCTTTGGTATTGGTATGGTACCTGGTGTTTTCGCCTCCGTTATTTTCGCCTTACCGCCAACGGTTCGTTTTACTAACTTGGCTATTCGCGAAATTTCAACTGAATTGATCGAAGCATCAGATTCATTTGGGTCAACACCATCACAAAAACTCTTTAAGGTAGAGTTGCCACTGGCTAAAAATACCATTATGGCAGGTGTTAACCAAACCATGATGCTTGCACTTTCTATGGTGGTAACAGGTTCGATGATCGGGGCTCCTGGTCTTGGACGTGAAGTATTGTCCGCCCTACAAAAAGCTGATGTTGGTAACGGTTTTGTGTCAGGGATTTCCTTGGTAATCCTGGCTATCATCCTTGACCGTGTGACACAAGCTTTTAATGCAAAGTCAGAGGGTGGTAAGTCAAAATCAGCTGTCAATAAATGGGTAGGTATCGCAGCCTTAGTGGTCTTCTTTGGGGCAGCACTAGGACGTGTATTTGTTAATATGAACTCTGATAAATCTGGTAAAGGCGAAACCGTTCGTATTTCTTACGTACAGTGGGATTCAGAAGTAGCCTCAACCAATGTTATTGCAACAGTCTTAGAAGACCAAGGCTACAAAGTTGATATGACACCGCTTGATAATGCGGTTAACTGGCAAACCATTGCTAACTCAGATGCAGACTTTTCAACCAGTGCTTGGTTACCAGTTACACACGGTAATCAGTATAAAAAATATAAAGATAAACTGGATGATTTAGGACCTAACCTAAAAGGAACTAAATTAGGCTTGGTTGTTCCAGCTTATATGGAGGCTAACAGCATTGAAGAATTATCTGATCAGGCTGGTAAGAGAATTACCGGTATTGAACCTGGTGCAGGTATCATGAATGCTGCTGAAAATGCTCAAAAAGATTACAGTAACCTTTCTAGCTGGGAGTTAACATCTGCGTCAACGGGTGCTATGACATCTTCATTGGAAAAAGCGATTAAGTCTAAGGATGAGATCGTCATTACTGGATGGTCACCACACTGGATGTTTTCAAAATATGATTTGAAATATCTGGAAGATCCTAAAGGTTCATTTGGTGCTGAAGAAAACATCAACACCATTGCACGTAAAGGATTGAAAAAAGATATGCCTGATGTCTACAAAATTGTTGACAATTTTAACTGGACAACAGAAGATATGGAAGCAGTTATGCTTGACATGAATGACGGCATGTCTCCAGAAAAAGCAGCTCGTAAATGGGTTGATGCTAATCAAGATAAAGTTAAAAAATGGTTACCATAA
- a CDS encoding GTP pyrophosphokinase, with amino-acid sequence MSIYGPYAQYLPFILDDLEQRILTANQTIKAATGFKLYEHLHSRIKTVESMQEKLVRKGYAQTPQSALKKVRDSIGFRIVCAFVDDIYQTIEVLREMDDITIVAEKDYIQNAKPNGYRSYHLILEMATSYPDCEGNEQGRYYIEIQLRTIAMDSWASLEHQMKYKRTVKHQEMITRELKRCADELASCDLTMQTIRDLIQMDNQHKESSL; translated from the coding sequence ATGTCTATTTATGGTCCATATGCCCAATACCTTCCCTTTATCCTTGATGATTTAGAACAGCGCATTCTAACAGCTAATCAGACGATCAAGGCAGCGACTGGTTTTAAATTATATGAACATCTTCATTCGCGAATTAAGACAGTGGAATCCATGCAGGAAAAGTTGGTTAGAAAAGGTTATGCCCAAACCCCGCAGTCTGCCTTGAAAAAAGTTCGAGATAGTATTGGTTTTCGAATCGTCTGTGCTTTTGTCGATGATATTTATCAGACGATCGAAGTGTTACGTGAGATGGATGATATTACTATCGTCGCAGAAAAAGATTATATTCAAAATGCAAAGCCAAATGGTTATCGATCCTATCATCTTATTCTTGAGATGGCAACCTCTTACCCTGATTGTGAAGGAAATGAGCAGGGACGCTATTATATTGAAATTCAACTAAGAACCATTGCCATGGATTCTTGGGCGAGCCTGGAGCATCAAATGAAGTACAAACGGACGGTCAAGCATCAGGAGATGATTACAAGAGAACTAAAGCGTTGTGCTGATGAGTTGGCTTCTTGTGATTTGACCATGCAGACCATTCGGGATTTGATTCAGATGGATAATCAACATAAGGAGTCGTCACTATGA
- a CDS encoding response regulator transcription factor, translated as MKILLAEDELQMSRVLSVALSREGYDLDVVHDGQAAVEMAAQNAYDVMVLDIMMPIKTGIDALKEIRATGDESHVIMLTAMAEVDDRVTGLDSGADDYLTKPFSLKELLARLRSMERRLEKMSPNIIAVGSVKLNLGEQELSAGNSIRLSGKEAKMMAYFMRHQGKELAADDIFTHIWTKEERDEVDPSYVFVYVSYLRQKLQAIKADITISDADDGQFVLEQVEGDRDV; from the coding sequence ATGAAAATCTTATTAGCAGAAGATGAGCTACAAATGTCGCGTGTTTTGAGCGTTGCCCTTTCACGTGAAGGGTATGATTTAGACGTTGTTCATGATGGACAAGCAGCTGTTGAGATGGCTGCTCAAAATGCTTACGATGTGATGGTATTAGATATCATGATGCCAATAAAAACAGGTATTGATGCCCTCAAAGAAATCCGAGCTACTGGCGATGAGAGTCATGTCATTATGCTAACAGCTATGGCAGAAGTTGATGACCGCGTGACCGGCCTTGACTCGGGGGCAGATGATTATTTGACCAAGCCTTTTTCCTTGAAGGAATTGCTGGCTCGTTTACGCTCAATGGAGCGTCGTCTTGAGAAGATGTCGCCAAATATCATCGCAGTGGGTTCAGTAAAGCTCAATCTAGGAGAGCAAGAACTCTCTGCCGGAAATAGCATCCGATTATCGGGAAAAGAAGCTAAGATGATGGCTTATTTTATGCGACATCAAGGCAAAGAGCTAGCAGCAGATGACATTTTTACCCATATTTGGACCAAGGAGGAAAGAGACGAAGTTGACCCAAGCTACGTTTTTGTTTATGTTTCTTATTTGAGGCAGAAATTACAAGCAATAAAGGCGGATATAACAATATCAGATGCTGATGATGGGCAGTTTGTTTTGGAGCAAGTGGAAGGAGACCGTGATGTTTAA